A genomic stretch from Telmatocola sphagniphila includes:
- a CDS encoding polymorphic toxin-type HINT domain-containing protein has protein sequence MPGKKSVTRKLTKWLSSSNSKKPLKAELIGTSFLKLEDRNQPGSVLNSFEMLPSFAFPSIFGDATANLSSFGGESNDLPGGGPSGSGGSGSEPLPGSGSNSESGAGSTGSDSGPGSSGSGSSTGGNGGSGSSGLPGYGGGSSGSNQQFTDAVYEQTVANALSQFGPLGDLFGENSQKMSPANLSTPQNISLEPPLPPAVNNNWSYSGQFQLSANDSSTGPTSSQLNSNLNPTPINVSQEISANNFKYSREIQFSGNRENESFLMSVIIDSTVSLGQVTTEAGTIVSTVWHKVGNQYLVNQQSALSSFNTIVPNDPNGNRSYVGFPAQGDITPNLDPRSYGLDQLQWDHIFRGDSVSYTYSGIYRGNYGDFSYYSNSSATSNWLDLTIDHPTGTNDQGLKSVVYTMYFGGSSSKDCIVSSQSSLLSQSASANRIPIRTGSAVTLPEQYTTNVSGTSFFERSYSWQNYGGHSYLTDSLDADNAIKNSTLDFRNQFSGGSGYQYYNSSICSIITNSIDITKVSRTDYSWLTNYASRNNYAGYVDYKLNYDSQNRPSGQVVQKMDSVDILDRDIYNCSVDYFSYDPLPNSGHYEYYSDNMKPIVYTNGNYQTTTYAKPVETASELASYVLNYGRIPDSDGRLFDTNTWYSTADTSYQTRTFDRRQNKFNQPGRTGKPYFGSSFESNVTRDDFYVEAKGVDDLWLKDGVSTREGNYLSQSINTYYGQGTPEQLPNDIDGSSAMYDWQQGESRGEFREKYLNSNGTSKLTSQYASDLHHSSGNGWNWGYTYGPKVPNVTNYYQYSSISDEIHTLDLNFAADGKKSGDYHDVVSGSLDEKYNETKIGNEPTYYEKVEANKVLSLNYPDANTTLNDSSLNEQYQFSLDDDEGHYTADKKNGNYQSKYKSNSRWDQRIERSSSVYANTLTNKYQGTINGSSTSDVDETGIVLNGIRTGAGELNATLKGTERYNQNKIERKVTPGENYSGDDKLSYFKEQKNGEKVEYQLKSDGSFQILLDTVNLDERTKSSQILDHKTITVNRPHSSDLPEGQKIETYKSQYDVDYHYTKEGKPDIGRFTKETTLDWTESSSTVMSNIYYASYIATLNSQRESNSRGKNYSFYSGWGDEENPTILSIKEKSFSVIYAKGQSTNLTFGSNITFYKFNQFSSVNIDREGVPAHGTGSQVETSAELITQTIYGTTTTTSNKPLCTTTTDLSWPQTTWFERNTNAIVNTAKIAFGLIEVIGGALTTFGTCGGGVVPGVFMMANGLDSIMTGVAGLLDGQSYGSAIGYAASQGLQKIGVPENVADVAGELLPIAMSMGSSALARACFAADTKLWTPTGYRPIQSIKAGEYVYSRNDADPNGPIEPKLVEETFSRLAVIFHLHVENQVIRTTGEHPFYAEGKGWVDAQELLIGDRVLGSKGEWLTIRDLLDTGEFETVYNMRIADHHTYFVGDESWGWEVWSHNKCQLHHFVMVALGSKVERGSSILTLIGSRTHIAIHRALSKHLETYSKYSPKFGKTFTMNPKKGQSGDFIRSVFSPSERIQALKDFYSTYRGGRYLKEFMIELDTTLKRGLFI, from the coding sequence ATGCCCGGCAAAAAAAGTGTAACTCGCAAGTTAACTAAATGGTTGTCTTCGTCCAATAGCAAGAAGCCATTGAAAGCGGAGTTGATCGGCACAAGCTTTTTAAAGCTAGAAGATAGAAATCAGCCTGGATCCGTTTTAAATTCATTTGAGATGCTCCCTTCTTTTGCCTTTCCCAGTATCTTCGGAGATGCGACTGCAAACTTGAGTAGTTTTGGTGGTGAATCAAACGATCTACCCGGAGGCGGGCCCTCAGGGAGTGGAGGTTCAGGGTCCGAACCATTGCCTGGAAGCGGTTCAAATTCCGAAAGTGGAGCTGGCTCGACCGGTTCGGATAGTGGACCGGGTTCCTCGGGTTCTGGAAGTTCAACTGGCGGGAATGGGGGAAGTGGAAGCTCGGGCTTGCCGGGTTATGGTGGTGGGAGTTCAGGATCTAACCAGCAGTTCACAGATGCCGTTTATGAGCAGACGGTCGCAAATGCATTGTCGCAATTCGGTCCTTTAGGTGACTTGTTTGGGGAAAATTCCCAAAAGATGAGTCCAGCGAATTTATCGACCCCTCAAAATATCAGTCTGGAACCTCCTTTACCTCCTGCAGTAAATAACAACTGGTCCTATTCCGGACAATTTCAGCTTTCCGCGAATGACAGTTCGACAGGCCCGACTTCGAGTCAGTTAAATTCGAATTTGAACCCGACACCCATAAATGTATCGCAGGAAATATCCGCGAATAACTTCAAATATTCCAGAGAGATTCAATTCAGCGGCAACCGAGAAAACGAATCCTTTCTGATGAGCGTTATCATCGATAGCACGGTGAGCCTGGGTCAAGTAACTACCGAAGCCGGTACTATCGTTTCGACCGTGTGGCATAAGGTAGGTAATCAATACCTCGTCAATCAACAGAGTGCCCTATCCAGTTTCAACACGATTGTGCCGAACGATCCGAACGGAAATAGAAGTTACGTCGGATTTCCCGCGCAAGGAGACATTACTCCGAACCTGGATCCTCGATCATACGGGCTGGATCAACTGCAGTGGGATCACATCTTCCGGGGTGATTCGGTCAGCTATACGTACAGTGGAATTTATCGTGGGAACTACGGGGATTTTAGCTACTATTCCAACTCGAGTGCAACCTCAAATTGGTTAGATTTGACGATTGATCATCCCACGGGGACGAATGATCAGGGATTGAAGTCAGTTGTTTACACAATGTATTTCGGGGGTAGTTCCTCGAAGGATTGTATCGTATCAAGTCAGTCGAGTTTATTAAGCCAATCAGCCAGTGCTAATAGAATTCCCATCCGAACGGGCAGTGCGGTAACTTTGCCCGAGCAGTATACAACGAACGTCAGTGGTACGTCGTTCTTCGAAAGATCGTACTCGTGGCAGAATTATGGAGGTCATAGTTATTTAACGGATAGTCTCGACGCGGATAACGCCATCAAGAATTCTACATTAGATTTTCGCAATCAATTTTCTGGAGGATCTGGATATCAGTATTACAATTCGAGCATTTGCAGCATAATAACGAACTCGATCGACATAACTAAAGTCTCCAGAACGGATTACAGTTGGTTGACCAATTACGCTTCGCGAAATAATTATGCGGGCTACGTCGACTACAAGCTGAATTACGATAGCCAAAACCGCCCGAGCGGTCAAGTTGTCCAAAAGATGGACAGCGTTGATATCTTGGATCGCGATATCTACAACTGTTCGGTAGATTATTTCTCTTACGATCCGTTACCGAATTCCGGTCACTACGAATACTATTCGGATAACATGAAGCCCATCGTATATACGAACGGTAATTATCAAACTACGACTTACGCTAAACCGGTGGAAACGGCCTCCGAGCTCGCAAGTTACGTCCTAAACTATGGGAGAATTCCAGATTCTGATGGACGATTGTTCGACACGAACACTTGGTATTCCACGGCGGATACGTCCTATCAGACGCGGACCTTCGACAGGCGACAAAACAAATTCAATCAGCCAGGAAGAACTGGCAAGCCCTACTTCGGAAGTAGTTTCGAGAGCAATGTTACCCGAGATGATTTTTATGTCGAGGCCAAGGGAGTTGATGATTTATGGCTGAAAGACGGCGTATCCACTCGAGAAGGAAATTATCTATCGCAATCGATCAACACTTACTACGGGCAAGGCACTCCTGAGCAATTGCCGAACGATATCGACGGTTCGAGTGCGATGTACGATTGGCAACAGGGCGAAAGTCGTGGAGAGTTTCGCGAAAAATATCTCAATTCCAATGGCACTTCCAAACTCACTTCTCAGTACGCCAGTGATCTGCATCACTCCTCGGGAAATGGCTGGAACTGGGGCTACACTTACGGGCCAAAAGTTCCCAATGTCACTAATTACTACCAATATTCATCGATTAGCGATGAAATCCATACTCTGGACTTGAACTTCGCTGCGGACGGCAAAAAATCAGGAGATTATCATGACGTAGTATCAGGTTCTTTGGATGAAAAATATAACGAAACCAAAATCGGTAATGAGCCGACCTATTACGAAAAGGTAGAAGCAAACAAGGTGCTCTCGCTCAACTATCCGGACGCAAACACGACCCTGAACGATTCGTCACTCAATGAGCAGTATCAATTCAGTTTAGATGACGATGAAGGCCATTACACCGCAGATAAAAAAAATGGAAATTATCAATCTAAATACAAATCGAATTCGAGATGGGATCAAAGGATCGAACGATCCTCGTCCGTTTACGCAAACACCTTGACGAATAAGTATCAAGGAACCATTAATGGATCAAGCACCAGTGATGTTGATGAAACTGGAATTGTGTTGAACGGCATTCGCACCGGTGCGGGCGAATTGAACGCGACACTCAAAGGAACAGAAAGGTACAATCAAAACAAGATCGAAAGAAAAGTAACACCCGGAGAGAACTATTCCGGTGACGACAAGCTGAGTTATTTCAAGGAGCAAAAAAACGGCGAAAAAGTAGAATATCAGTTGAAATCTGATGGAAGTTTTCAAATTCTCCTCGACACGGTAAATTTAGACGAGAGAACAAAATCCTCGCAAATTTTAGATCACAAAACAATTACTGTAAATCGCCCGCACAGTTCGGACCTTCCTGAAGGGCAAAAAATTGAAACTTACAAGAGTCAATACGATGTTGATTACCATTATACAAAAGAAGGAAAACCTGATATTGGCCGGTTTACGAAAGAGACGACTTTAGATTGGACTGAATCTTCATCTACAGTAATGTCAAATATTTATTACGCTTCCTACATTGCTACATTAAATTCCCAAAGGGAATCAAATAGTCGAGGAAAAAATTATAGCTTCTACTCAGGTTGGGGTGACGAAGAAAACCCCACGATACTCAGTATTAAAGAAAAGTCGTTCTCAGTAATATATGCCAAAGGTCAAAGCACTAATTTGACCTTTGGCTCTAATATTACATTCTACAAATTCAACCAGTTCAGTTCAGTAAATATCGATCGAGAGGGTGTTCCTGCCCATGGTACAGGATCGCAAGTAGAAACCTCTGCAGAGTTAATAACTCAAACTATTTACGGGACGACAACGACTACTAGTAATAAGCCTCTGTGCACCACAACCACCGACTTATCTTGGCCACAAACAACTTGGTTCGAGCGGAACACGAATGCAATAGTAAATACAGCTAAAATCGCATTCGGACTGATTGAAGTTATCGGTGGTGCCTTGACCACCTTCGGCACCTGTGGCGGCGGAGTAGTTCCTGGCGTTTTCATGATGGCGAATGGACTGGATTCCATCATGACGGGCGTAGCCGGACTCTTGGACGGTCAATCGTATGGATCAGCTATAGGCTACGCCGCTTCGCAGGGACTTCAAAAAATCGGCGTTCCAGAGAACGTTGCGGATGTGGCTGGAGAACTACTTCCGATCGCCATGAGTATGGGCTCCTCCGCACTCGCGCGGGCTTGCTTCGCAGCGGATACCAAATTATGGACGCCAACTGGCTATCGCCCAATTCAATCGATCAAAGCCGGAGAGTACGTCTATTCCCGGAATGATGCCGATCCAAATGGTCCGATCGAACCGAAACTCGTCGAGGAGACTTTCAGCCGACTTGCGGTGATCTTCCACCTCCATGTGGAAAATCAGGTAATTCGCACTACAGGAGAACACCCCTTCTACGCCGAAGGCAAGGGGTGGGTCGATGCCCAGGAACTCCTCATTGGGGATAGAGTTCTCGGCTCGAAAGGAGAATGGCTGACAATTCGAGACTTGCTTGACACGGGCGAGTTCGAAACCGTATATAATATGCGAATTGCGGATCATCACACCTACTTCGTGGGTGATGAATCCTGGGGCTGGGAGGTTTGGAGTCATAATAAGTGTCAACTACACCATTTCGTAATGGTAGCTTTAGGTAGTAAAGTTGAACGTGGTTCGTCCATTCTTACTTTGATCGGGTCTAGAACACACATAGCGATTCATCGAGCTCTGTCTAAACATCTGGAAACATACTCCAAGTATAGCCCTAAATTTGGAAAAACATTTACGATGAATCCTAAAAAGGGACAATCAGGGGACTTTATTCGATCAGTATTTTCACCATCAGAAAGAATTCAGGCATTGAAAGACTTTTATTCTACATATAGAGGTGGGAGATACCTAAAGGAATTTATGATAGAGTTAGATACTACTCTTAAACGAGGCCTGTTCATATGA
- a CDS encoding imm11 family protein, with the protein MRTICRLTTFGTPYRFKLDVWGNQYGDLAFGGPSLLISEHFKEVYQQNGLTGLNGFEPALMLKCQSRLRLKETPPNYLHVELHRGFAAIDEAGSEVIWEDPIVCRYCLLGSKLKRRRRIIIDESTWSGEDIFYARGLPGIILVSSRFKEVCEQHQIKNAIFVPSEHRR; encoded by the coding sequence ATGCGGACAATTTGTCGGCTCACTACCTTTGGTACCCCCTACCGCTTCAAGTTGGATGTTTGGGGTAATCAATACGGCGATCTCGCGTTCGGAGGTCCCAGCCTTCTGATTTCTGAACACTTTAAAGAAGTCTATCAACAAAACGGATTGACCGGCCTGAACGGCTTCGAGCCCGCTCTAATGTTGAAATGCCAAAGTCGATTGAGGCTCAAAGAAACACCTCCAAATTATCTCCATGTAGAGCTCCATCGAGGGTTCGCTGCGATTGATGAAGCGGGTTCAGAAGTTATTTGGGAAGATCCTATTGTCTGTCGATATTGTCTACTAGGATCCAAACTGAAACGTCGTCGACGCATCATTATTGATGAATCGACTTGGAGCGGTGAGGATATTTTTTATGCCCGTGGCCTCCCAGGTATAATCCTCGTTTCCAGCCGTTTCAAAGAAGTGTGCGAACAGCATCAGATCAAAAATGCGATTTTCGTTCCCTCGGAACACCGGCGGTAG
- a CDS encoding transposase, whose amino-acid sequence MYHADLQDKIWQEIEPLLLPNEPPRDQRGRSQIPNTMVMCGIFFVLISGLLWEDIPR is encoded by the coding sequence ATGTACCATGCAGATCTACAGGATAAAATTTGGCAAGAAATCGAACCGTTGCTTCTTCCGAATGAACCTCCCCGTGATCAAAGAGGACGTTCTCAAATCCCGAATACGATGGTCATGTGCGGTATCTTTTTCGTTCTGATTTCCGGTTTGCTTTGGGAGGATATACCCCGTTAA
- a CDS encoding IS630 family transposase produces MKVALPILLSDEERQTLTSWSRGRSTPARLVLRAKIILAAAAGVRNKDIAQQCGTSKPTVARWRTRFAKLRLAGIERDASRPGRTPAISRKVVEEILRKTTQEKPSGATHWSTRTMAQEVGVSKATVQRVWSAHNLKPHLHKTFKVSNDPQFAEKLWDVVGLYLNPPEHALVLSCDEKSQIQALDRTQKSLPMVPGRCGTLTHDYMRHGTTTLFAALNVAEGIVIGECMPRHRHQEWIKFLKRIDAATDPSLDLHLIVDNYATHKHSKVRRWLARHSRFHMHFTPTSSSWMNLVERWFRDLTDKRLRRGTFRSVPQLIQAIEDYIDHHNNTGKGFQWTAKAEVILEKVRRARATLDKTHSV; encoded by the coding sequence ATGAAAGTCGCGCTGCCAATCTTACTTTCTGACGAGGAACGACAAACTTTGACTTCTTGGTCTCGGGGACGAAGTACTCCCGCTCGGCTGGTCCTGCGGGCGAAGATCATACTCGCGGCGGCCGCGGGTGTACGGAACAAGGACATTGCTCAGCAGTGCGGCACGTCGAAGCCCACGGTGGCGCGCTGGCGGACCCGATTTGCGAAGCTGCGTTTGGCGGGTATCGAACGGGACGCTTCGCGGCCGGGTCGAACGCCAGCGATCAGCCGGAAAGTCGTCGAAGAAATTCTCCGCAAGACCACTCAGGAGAAACCTTCTGGTGCCACGCATTGGAGCACGCGAACGATGGCCCAAGAGGTGGGAGTGAGCAAAGCCACCGTGCAGCGGGTTTGGTCGGCCCACAACTTGAAGCCGCACTTGCATAAGACCTTCAAGGTATCGAATGATCCTCAATTCGCCGAGAAACTGTGGGACGTAGTGGGCTTGTACTTGAACCCTCCCGAGCACGCCCTGGTGCTGAGTTGCGATGAGAAGAGTCAGATTCAAGCCCTTGATCGTACGCAAAAAAGCTTGCCGATGGTACCCGGCCGTTGCGGCACTCTGACTCACGATTACATGCGTCATGGCACCACCACTCTGTTCGCGGCCCTGAACGTGGCCGAGGGAATTGTGATTGGCGAGTGCATGCCGCGACATCGACATCAGGAATGGATCAAGTTTCTCAAACGGATCGATGCCGCCACCGATCCGTCCTTGGATTTGCACTTGATCGTGGACAACTACGCCACGCATAAGCATTCCAAAGTTCGTCGTTGGTTGGCCCGGCATTCTCGATTCCACATGCATTTCACCCCCACGAGCAGTTCCTGGATGAATCTGGTGGAGCGTTGGTTTCGCGACTTGACGGACAAACGACTGCGTCGAGGCACATTTCGAAGCGTGCCGCAATTAATCCAGGCGATTGAGGACTACATCGATCATCACAACAACACAGGAAAGGGATTCCAGTGGACCGCCAAAGCCGAAGTTATTCTGGAGAAAGTCCGCCGGGCGAGGGCTACCTTGGATAAAACACATTCTGTGTGA
- a CDS encoding polymorphic toxin-type HINT domain-containing protein has product MFFSRVDADPITSFEPKFVEETFSRLEVIFHLYVENQVIRTTGEHPFYAEGKGWVDAQELVIGDRVLGSKGEWLTIRDLLDTGEFETVYNMRIADHHTYFVGDDRWGWDVWSHNKCHTYAIFNKKTGDVYKIGVSRGGMYKSGKSIRAQNQLAKIARNNKVPREDLESVILREYPNSTTMFKWENRLVGFYRQLVYRLVENMRPNGIMFYNW; this is encoded by the coding sequence ATGTTCTTTTCTCGTGTCGATGCGGATCCTATTACTTCTTTCGAGCCGAAATTCGTCGAGGAGACTTTTAGCCGGCTCGAAGTGATCTTCCATCTCTATGTGGAAAATCAGGTAATTCGCACTACAGGAGAACACCCCTTCTACGCGGAAGGCAAGGGGTGGGTCGATGCTCAGGAACTCGTTATCGGGGACCGAGTTCTCGGTTCTAAAGGAGAATGGCTGACAATTCGAGACTTGCTTGACACGGGCGAGTTTGAAACCGTATACAATATGCGAATTGCGGATCATCATACCTACTTCGTGGGCGATGATCGCTGGGGCTGGGATGTCTGGAGCCATAATAAATGCCACACGTACGCAATATTCAATAAAAAAACAGGTGATGTTTATAAAATAGGTGTAAGTCGTGGAGGAATGTATAAATCAGGAAAGTCTATAAGAGCCCAGAATCAACTTGCGAAAATTGCTCGGAATAATAAAGTACCAAGAGAAGACTTGGAGTCAGTAATTCTCAGAGAATATCCTAATAGTACTACAATGTTCAAATGGGAAAATAGACTAGTAGGTTTTTATAGACAACTAGTTTATAGACTAGTCGAAAATATGCGTCCTAATGGAATTATGTTTTATAATTGGTAA
- a CDS encoding AHH domain-containing protein: MRIADHHTYFVGDESWGWEVWSHNSICSVLETEEAGLAFSTKALRVSEIHHIASEKSAKIVAAFTEILRKAELSLQSAFNKNRVAWHVSPHGVFYNQYIFKRLTDAVGGTTGSTYRAKLLDELWQLRREIQNGDLGFLLRDRA; encoded by the coding sequence ATGCGGATCGCGGATCATCACACCTACTTTGTAGGGGATGAATCCTGGGGCTGGGAGGTCTGGAGCCATAATTCCATATGCAGCGTTTTAGAAACTGAAGAAGCAGGATTGGCTTTTAGCACCAAAGCACTTAGGGTGAGTGAAATTCACCACATTGCATCAGAAAAATCTGCAAAGATTGTAGCAGCCTTCACGGAGATTCTTAGAAAAGCAGAGCTAAGTCTTCAGTCTGCATTCAATAAAAATCGAGTAGCCTGGCATGTTAGTCCACACGGCGTGTTCTACAATCAGTACATTTTTAAACGATTGACCGACGCTGTCGGTGGCACAACGGGCTCAACTTATCGAGCCAAATTATTAGACGAGCTCTGGCAACTAAGAAGAGAGATACAGAATGGCGATCTTGGATTTTTGTTGAGGGATAGGGCATAG
- a CDS encoding transposase, with translation MTTTTIAIDMDVPAGVSVGEYERIDGGHAFHVSWELPDNLCCETCQRESRLQLVEKNKFLSIRDLDLWGKPSFFVYQEVYHRCPSCGHRQSLLPPFKRRDVKYTFRFEEQVLVSLIGSTAEDVAVRLGIAAETVERIVKNRIEDAKAKQIDPQRKIERLGLDEISLRKGHKGYATILTDLTNGERPEILALSKGRDEAAGRACLEHLSAQQRSAVRWHHTDMSRGVFEGLRRAFTQQPVGNRSLSRRQEIG, from the coding sequence ATGACGACGACTACCATTGCCATAGACATGGACGTCCCTGCCGGAGTGAGCGTTGGCGAATACGAACGCATCGACGGGGGCCACGCCTTTCACGTGAGTTGGGAGTTGCCCGACAATCTTTGTTGCGAGACATGCCAGCGAGAGTCTCGGCTTCAATTGGTGGAGAAGAACAAGTTTCTGAGCATCCGCGATCTGGATTTGTGGGGTAAGCCGAGCTTTTTCGTGTACCAGGAGGTGTATCACCGCTGCCCGTCGTGCGGTCACCGTCAATCGCTGTTGCCGCCGTTCAAGCGTCGGGATGTGAAATATACGTTTCGCTTCGAGGAGCAGGTGCTGGTCAGTCTGATCGGGAGCACAGCCGAAGACGTGGCGGTGCGTTTGGGGATCGCCGCGGAGACGGTGGAACGAATCGTCAAGAACCGGATAGAGGACGCCAAGGCGAAGCAGATCGATCCCCAGCGGAAGATCGAGCGTTTGGGTCTGGATGAGATCAGCCTGCGTAAGGGGCATAAGGGATATGCGACCATTCTCACAGACCTGACGAATGGGGAGCGTCCGGAGATTCTGGCTCTGTCCAAGGGTCGCGACGAAGCAGCGGGGCGAGCGTGTTTGGAGCATTTGTCGGCCCAGCAACGGTCGGCGGTGCGTTGGCATCATACGGACATGAGCCGCGGCGTATTTGAAGGCTTGCGGCGTGCATTTACCCAACAGCCAGTCGGTAATAGATCGCTTTCACGTCGCCAAGAAATTGGGTGA
- a CDS encoding transposase: MHLPNSQSVIDRFHVAKKLGEVADDLRKNYRAYKRSLSGEARKKLRSQMHDFRRRPEDLKPEQVQALEDLFEKVPSLGTIYHLRWEATKIFDSAPNRAEASRLLEDWIVQARETEMDWEPFITMLKNNWEGILAYFEERKSSGPVEGLNTKIRVVLRRSYGIQSLTTLWTRILLDVNWAAKKLGPTIAEIRGFVNQIQKHFSGCYT, encoded by the coding sequence GTGCATTTACCCAACAGCCAGTCGGTAATAGATCGCTTTCACGTCGCCAAGAAATTGGGTGAGGTGGCGGACGATCTGCGAAAAAACTATCGAGCCTACAAGCGAAGTTTGAGCGGGGAAGCCCGCAAGAAGCTGCGTTCTCAGATGCACGACTTCCGGCGTCGTCCCGAGGATTTGAAACCGGAGCAGGTCCAGGCCCTCGAGGATTTGTTCGAGAAGGTGCCTTCGTTGGGAACGATCTACCATCTGCGTTGGGAGGCGACCAAAATCTTCGATAGTGCCCCGAACCGAGCCGAAGCCTCGCGACTGTTGGAAGATTGGATCGTCCAGGCCCGCGAGACCGAGATGGATTGGGAGCCGTTCATCACGATGCTCAAGAATAACTGGGAGGGGATCTTAGCCTACTTCGAGGAACGCAAAAGCAGCGGCCCGGTGGAGGGTCTGAATACCAAGATTCGGGTAGTGCTACGCCGAAGTTATGGAATTCAGAGTCTAACTACGCTCTGGACGAGAATACTCCTGGACGTGAATTGGGCAGCGAAAAAATTAGGGCCGACCATTGCGGAGATTCGCGGCTTCGTCAACCAGATACAGAAGCATTTCTCTGGATGCTACACCTAG
- a CDS encoding imm11 family protein: MNIDSESVTAMPSIQDCFSDGSAVDIWAFIRCEKYTGKTPIPFKSEDSRIIDDFNYTAFGAIIVSERMAVCLRDISPNDFELIPCLINNNYTSLIVNVLANPDCIDTAASIIQYYPPDDPEKPNKPRGVIKLVIDSAQASPHHILRPKYWQVEIVISQIFKDAFEQGKFTGMRFSPAY, encoded by the coding sequence ATGAATATAGATTCTGAATCCGTCACAGCTATGCCATCGATTCAAGATTGCTTTTCTGATGGAAGTGCTGTGGATATTTGGGCTTTTATACGCTGTGAAAAATATACTGGAAAAACGCCGATACCTTTTAAATCTGAAGATTCAAGGATCATCGATGATTTTAACTATACGGCATTTGGCGCCATAATTGTATCTGAGCGTATGGCTGTCTGCTTGCGAGATATATCGCCGAACGATTTTGAATTAATTCCATGTCTCATCAACAATAATTACACTTCGCTTATTGTTAACGTTCTAGCGAATCCTGATTGCATCGATACTGCTGCAAGTATAATTCAATATTATCCTCCCGACGATCCGGAAAAACCCAACAAACCGAGAGGCGTTATAAAATTGGTGATTGATTCAGCCCAGGCAAGTCCGCATCACATTTTACGTCCAAAATATTGGCAAGTCGAAATTGTGATTTCTCAAATTTTTAAAGATGCTTTTGAGCAGGGGAAATTCACTGGCATGCGGTTTAGCCCGGCCTATTGA
- a CDS encoding IS66 family transposase: protein MVVNSSTDTSEIEPSFVQNFRSDTLTEAQAQAFAEQDPLFIKFQLSKLPSINLSKRSLHASSSTLAPFEKPSPKKRPRSPGAKAGHEGHSREKPERIDHRLPCCPDCGREQTRTDRQRTRVIEDIPANLKAEAVDHTLHRDWCSSCKKQVEPKVPDALPACTLGNQPATLSAFLHYSVGTTTRQEVDVFNGHLQLKITEGGLTQKWHRLAETLKPWYEQIWDECQQAAVLNADETGWHPNGALIWLW from the coding sequence ATGGTTGTTAACTCATCGACTGATACGAGCGAAATCGAACCTTCCTTCGTTCAGAATTTTCGTAGTGATACTCTGACGGAAGCTCAGGCTCAAGCGTTTGCCGAACAGGATCCTTTGTTTATTAAATTTCAACTTTCGAAATTGCCCTCGATCAATCTTTCCAAGCGTTCGCTGCATGCTTCCTCAAGCACCTTGGCTCCCTTCGAGAAGCCTTCTCCCAAGAAGCGTCCTCGCTCGCCCGGTGCCAAAGCGGGTCACGAGGGGCATTCGCGGGAGAAGCCCGAGCGGATCGATCACCGTTTGCCCTGCTGCCCCGATTGCGGCAGAGAACAGACTCGCACCGACCGTCAGCGTACGCGAGTTATCGAAGATATTCCGGCGAACTTAAAGGCGGAAGCGGTCGATCACACCCTTCATCGGGACTGGTGTTCTTCCTGCAAAAAGCAGGTGGAACCCAAAGTTCCCGACGCTCTGCCGGCCTGCACGCTGGGCAACCAGCCGGCCACGCTCTCGGCTTTCTTGCACTACAGCGTGGGCACGACCACTCGCCAAGAGGTCGATGTCTTCAATGGCCATCTGCAATTGAAGATCACCGAAGGCGGTTTGACCCAGAAGTGGCATCGGTTGGCCGAGACTCTGAAGCCCTGGTACGAGCAGATCTGGGACGAGTGCCAGCAAGCGGCGGTGCTCAATGCCGATGAGACCGGTTGGCATCCGAATGGAGCCTTGATCTGGTTGTGGTGA
- a CDS encoding SMI1/KNR4 family protein: protein MDDSLNLRIRNLEHVKNECIITNAQIDEVEDELSFAFPSDYRSFILTFGVLFLDGHIIRGIYEEDEQELESFGVSILETKRERKKIGKFTGYPADFIVLEANSGGGYVLLIFREGKYTLENWEKDGDWYLLKEWNSFTDYLNEIVENAEKSVL from the coding sequence ATGGACGATAGCTTAAATCTAAGAATTCGAAATCTCGAACACGTAAAAAACGAATGCATAATAACGAATGCGCAAATCGACGAAGTGGAGGATGAACTCTCTTTTGCTTTTCCATCAGATTATCGGTCGTTCATTCTGACTTTCGGCGTACTATTTCTGGACGGACACATTATTCGAGGAATCTATGAGGAGGACGAGCAGGAACTAGAATCATTTGGCGTAAGCATTCTTGAAACGAAGCGCGAACGCAAAAAAATCGGCAAGTTTACCGGCTATCCGGCCGATTTCATAGTCTTGGAAGCTAATTCTGGTGGCGGATACGTGCTTCTGATTTTCAGGGAAGGCAAATATACTCTTGAGAATTGGGAGAAGGACGGCGATTGGTATCTTCTGAAAGAATGGAATAGTTTCACTGACTATTTAAACGAGATCGTCGAAAATGCTGAGAAAAGCGTTCTGTGA